From a region of the Stegostoma tigrinum isolate sSteTig4 chromosome 25, sSteTig4.hap1, whole genome shotgun sequence genome:
- the ldhba gene encoding L-lactate dehydrogenase B-A chain isoform X1 — translation MAMEVQGAVETIPNRVKRRKMADTDANSSRLDTKEPTQPEDNMATVQQKLITSVSSDGSEASRNKVTVVGVGQVGMACAVSILLKELTDEMALVDVLEDKLKGEMMDLLHGSLFLKTPKIIADKDYAVTANSRVAVVTAGARQQEGESRLNLVQRNVNIFKFIIPQIVKYSPKCTIIVVSNPVDILTYVTWKISGFPKNRVIGSGCNLDSARFRYLMAEKLGLHPASCHGWVLGEHGDSSVPVWSGVNVAGVGLQLLNPDIGTAQDKENWKDVHKLVVDSAYEVIKLKGYTNWAIGLSVAELTESILKNLKRVHPVSTMVKGMYGIQDEVFLSLPCVLSADGLTDVINQILKDDEVAQLRKSAETLWAIQKELKDL, via the exons ATGGCCATGGAGGTACAAGGTGCAGTTGAAACAATTCCAAACAGGGTAAAGAGAAGGAAGATGGCTGACACAGATGCAAACTCATCCAGACTCGATACTAAGGAGCCAACCCAACCG GAAGACAACATGGCAACAGTGCAGCAGAAGCTTATTACGTCTGTTTCTAGTGATGGATCTGAAGCCTCAAGAAATAAGGTCACTGTTGTAGGTGTGGGCCAGGTTGGGATGGCCTGTGCTGTTAGCATTCTTTTAAAG GAGCTAACTGATGAGATGGCCTTGGTGGATGTTCTGGAAGATAAACTGAAGGGAGAAATGATGGATCTTCTTCATGGTAGCCTGTTTCTTAAAACTCCAAAGATTATAGCTGATAAAG ATTATGCAGTAACTGCTAATTCTCGAGTTGCGGTTGTTACTGCTGGAGCACGTCAGCAAGAGGGTGAGAGCCGACTGAACCTGGTCCAGAGAAATGTCAACATCTTTAAATTCATCATACCCCAGATTGTAAAATATAGCCCCAAATGCACAATCATTGTGGTGTCCAATCCAG TTGATATTCTGACATACGTAACGTGGAAGATAAGTGGATTTCCAAAGAACCGTGTGATTGGCAGCGGCTGTAATTTGGATTCTGCCCGATTCCGTTACCTGATGGCTGAGAAGCTTGGGCTCCATCCAGCCAGTTGCCATGGCTGGGTGCTTGGTGAACATGGAGATTCTAGTG TTCCTGTTTGGAGTGGTGTCAATGTGGCAGGAGTTGGGCTGCAGCTGCTGAACCCTGATATTGGAACTGCTCAGGACAAGGAGAACTGGAAAGATGTGCATAAACTGGTGGTGGATAG TGCTTATGAGGTGATTAAACTGAAGGGATACACTAACTGGGCCATTGGCCTCAGTGTTGCTGAGCTGACTGAATCCATTCTGAAGAACCTGAAGCGGGTTCACCCAGTATCCACCATGGTGAAG GGCATGTATGGCATACAGGATGAAGTCTTCCTAAGCCTGCCATGTGTGCTGAGTGCAGATGGTCTGACTGATGTCATCAACCAAATTCTGAAAGATGATGAGGTAGCCCAACTGAGGAAGAGTGCTGAGACATTGTGGGCCATTCAGAAGGAACTGAAGGATCTGTAA
- the ldhba gene encoding L-lactate dehydrogenase B-A chain isoform X2, with protein MVPLHGCVYHLLQNYFERLIPILNRRGQGKPHLQEDNMATVQQKLITSVSSDGSEASRNKVTVVGVGQVGMACAVSILLKELTDEMALVDVLEDKLKGEMMDLLHGSLFLKTPKIIADKDYAVTANSRVAVVTAGARQQEGESRLNLVQRNVNIFKFIIPQIVKYSPKCTIIVVSNPVDILTYVTWKISGFPKNRVIGSGCNLDSARFRYLMAEKLGLHPASCHGWVLGEHGDSSVPVWSGVNVAGVGLQLLNPDIGTAQDKENWKDVHKLVVDSAYEVIKLKGYTNWAIGLSVAELTESILKNLKRVHPVSTMVKGMYGIQDEVFLSLPCVLSADGLTDVINQILKDDEVAQLRKSAETLWAIQKELKDL; from the exons ATGGTTCCTCTCCATGGTTGTGTTTACCACCTACTCCAAAACTACTTCGAGCGATTAATTCCGATCTTGAATAGGAGAGGACAAGGAAAACCTCATTTACAG GAAGACAACATGGCAACAGTGCAGCAGAAGCTTATTACGTCTGTTTCTAGTGATGGATCTGAAGCCTCAAGAAATAAGGTCACTGTTGTAGGTGTGGGCCAGGTTGGGATGGCCTGTGCTGTTAGCATTCTTTTAAAG GAGCTAACTGATGAGATGGCCTTGGTGGATGTTCTGGAAGATAAACTGAAGGGAGAAATGATGGATCTTCTTCATGGTAGCCTGTTTCTTAAAACTCCAAAGATTATAGCTGATAAAG ATTATGCAGTAACTGCTAATTCTCGAGTTGCGGTTGTTACTGCTGGAGCACGTCAGCAAGAGGGTGAGAGCCGACTGAACCTGGTCCAGAGAAATGTCAACATCTTTAAATTCATCATACCCCAGATTGTAAAATATAGCCCCAAATGCACAATCATTGTGGTGTCCAATCCAG TTGATATTCTGACATACGTAACGTGGAAGATAAGTGGATTTCCAAAGAACCGTGTGATTGGCAGCGGCTGTAATTTGGATTCTGCCCGATTCCGTTACCTGATGGCTGAGAAGCTTGGGCTCCATCCAGCCAGTTGCCATGGCTGGGTGCTTGGTGAACATGGAGATTCTAGTG TTCCTGTTTGGAGTGGTGTCAATGTGGCAGGAGTTGGGCTGCAGCTGCTGAACCCTGATATTGGAACTGCTCAGGACAAGGAGAACTGGAAAGATGTGCATAAACTGGTGGTGGATAG TGCTTATGAGGTGATTAAACTGAAGGGATACACTAACTGGGCCATTGGCCTCAGTGTTGCTGAGCTGACTGAATCCATTCTGAAGAACCTGAAGCGGGTTCACCCAGTATCCACCATGGTGAAG GGCATGTATGGCATACAGGATGAAGTCTTCCTAAGCCTGCCATGTGTGCTGAGTGCAGATGGTCTGACTGATGTCATCAACCAAATTCTGAAAGATGATGAGGTAGCCCAACTGAGGAAGAGTGCTGAGACATTGTGGGCCATTCAGAAGGAACTGAAGGATCTGTAA
- the ldhba gene encoding L-lactate dehydrogenase B-A chain isoform X3 gives MATVQQKLITSVSSDGSEASRNKVTVVGVGQVGMACAVSILLKELTDEMALVDVLEDKLKGEMMDLLHGSLFLKTPKIIADKDYAVTANSRVAVVTAGARQQEGESRLNLVQRNVNIFKFIIPQIVKYSPKCTIIVVSNPVDILTYVTWKISGFPKNRVIGSGCNLDSARFRYLMAEKLGLHPASCHGWVLGEHGDSSVPVWSGVNVAGVGLQLLNPDIGTAQDKENWKDVHKLVVDSAYEVIKLKGYTNWAIGLSVAELTESILKNLKRVHPVSTMVKGMYGIQDEVFLSLPCVLSADGLTDVINQILKDDEVAQLRKSAETLWAIQKELKDL, from the exons ATGGCAACAGTGCAGCAGAAGCTTATTACGTCTGTTTCTAGTGATGGATCTGAAGCCTCAAGAAATAAGGTCACTGTTGTAGGTGTGGGCCAGGTTGGGATGGCCTGTGCTGTTAGCATTCTTTTAAAG GAGCTAACTGATGAGATGGCCTTGGTGGATGTTCTGGAAGATAAACTGAAGGGAGAAATGATGGATCTTCTTCATGGTAGCCTGTTTCTTAAAACTCCAAAGATTATAGCTGATAAAG ATTATGCAGTAACTGCTAATTCTCGAGTTGCGGTTGTTACTGCTGGAGCACGTCAGCAAGAGGGTGAGAGCCGACTGAACCTGGTCCAGAGAAATGTCAACATCTTTAAATTCATCATACCCCAGATTGTAAAATATAGCCCCAAATGCACAATCATTGTGGTGTCCAATCCAG TTGATATTCTGACATACGTAACGTGGAAGATAAGTGGATTTCCAAAGAACCGTGTGATTGGCAGCGGCTGTAATTTGGATTCTGCCCGATTCCGTTACCTGATGGCTGAGAAGCTTGGGCTCCATCCAGCCAGTTGCCATGGCTGGGTGCTTGGTGAACATGGAGATTCTAGTG TTCCTGTTTGGAGTGGTGTCAATGTGGCAGGAGTTGGGCTGCAGCTGCTGAACCCTGATATTGGAACTGCTCAGGACAAGGAGAACTGGAAAGATGTGCATAAACTGGTGGTGGATAG TGCTTATGAGGTGATTAAACTGAAGGGATACACTAACTGGGCCATTGGCCTCAGTGTTGCTGAGCTGACTGAATCCATTCTGAAGAACCTGAAGCGGGTTCACCCAGTATCCACCATGGTGAAG GGCATGTATGGCATACAGGATGAAGTCTTCCTAAGCCTGCCATGTGTGCTGAGTGCAGATGGTCTGACTGATGTCATCAACCAAATTCTGAAAGATGATGAGGTAGCCCAACTGAGGAAGAGTGCTGAGACATTGTGGGCCATTCAGAAGGAACTGAAGGATCTGTAA